The following proteins are co-located in the Sulfurovum sp. TSL6 genome:
- a CDS encoding APC family permease yields the protein MNTKYTPKLKRNVTLPMLILYGLGNIFGAGIYVLIGEMAGIAGVYIPLSFLLACIIISFTALTYAELSARYPKSAGEALYINAGFNNTTLSTLVGLSVALAGLLSSATILHGFHGYLSTFIQTPETISILIVVTLLSAIAIWGITQSIIITALLTLVETFGLVMVIYVGFEHVPLNIQTLQSFIPPVEMTLINSIILGAFLAFYAFIGFEDMVNIAEEVKVPTKTMPNAIIITLIIATIFYAVIAIVSISVVPIDELAYSSAPLAKVYETATDSKATILSLIALFAVINGALIQIIMSSRIFYGMSTQGWLPKFLSIVDPRTSTPIYATILAGFLVFILATLIPILTLAQSTSFMIFIIFTLVNASLILIKIKDPKPRGIRTYPIVVPIVAIILNLTLLGFQIVSLF from the coding sequence ATGAATACAAAATATACACCTAAATTAAAACGTAATGTCACATTGCCCATGCTGATTCTCTATGGATTAGGTAATATCTTTGGTGCAGGTATTTATGTACTGATAGGAGAGATGGCTGGTATTGCTGGTGTGTATATTCCTCTCTCCTTCCTGCTAGCCTGTATTATTATCTCATTTACAGCTTTAACCTATGCAGAACTGAGTGCAAGATATCCTAAGAGTGCCGGTGAAGCGCTTTATATCAATGCCGGGTTCAATAACACTACGCTCTCTACTCTCGTAGGCCTTAGTGTTGCTTTGGCAGGTCTGCTCTCATCTGCTACAATTTTACATGGATTTCATGGTTACCTGAGTACGTTTATACAGACACCGGAGACCATAAGCATCTTGATCGTTGTTACCCTCCTAAGTGCAATTGCCATATGGGGCATCACACAATCCATCATAATCACTGCCCTACTGACATTGGTTGAAACATTTGGTCTAGTCATGGTCATCTATGTAGGATTTGAGCATGTGCCTTTAAATATTCAAACCCTTCAAAGTTTTATTCCTCCCGTTGAAATGACTCTGATAAACTCCATCATCTTGGGTGCCTTTTTAGCCTTTTATGCCTTTATAGGGTTTGAAGATATGGTGAACATTGCAGAAGAGGTTAAAGTTCCTACTAAAACGATGCCAAATGCCATCATTATTACACTTATCATAGCAACTATTTTTTATGCCGTTATAGCCATAGTGTCCATATCTGTTGTCCCTATAGATGAACTTGCATACTCCAGTGCACCATTAGCAAAAGTGTATGAAACGGCTACGGATTCAAAAGCTACGATTCTAAGTCTTATTGCACTCTTTGCTGTAATTAATGGTGCACTTATTCAAATTATCATGTCATCGAGAATCTTCTATGGCATGAGTACTCAAGGATGGTTACCAAAATTTCTCAGTATTGTCGATCCAAGAACAAGTACACCCATCTATGCTACCATTCTTGCTGGGTTCCTGGTATTTATCCTGGCTACACTCATTCCTATCCTTACCTTGGCTCAGTCAACAAGCTTCATGATCTTCATCATATTCACTCTTGTTAATGCTTCACTAATTCTCATAAAGATCAAAGATCCTAAACCACGGGGCATACGCACTTATCCTATAGTCGTCCCTATTGTAGCGATCATTCTTAACCTCACCCTACTTGGGTTTCAAATTGTGTCACTGTTTTAA
- the upp gene encoding uracil phosphoribosyltransferase: MIYELSNPVAKTLLNHLREKKTDALRFRHIVQELSRLLVYEALKNETLYDQTISTWQGEEKFGFIQEEDIIFVTILRAGLPMIESLTALLPNASSGFLAMKRDENTHQSILYYDRIPECNGKTVIILDPMVATAGSLCDAISVIQSKSPKKIISLNIIGSPEGMAILEQKHPNVEVFIAQIDQKLNEYKFIVPGLGDAGDRSYNTIGS, translated from the coding sequence ATGATCTATGAACTATCCAATCCTGTTGCAAAAACTTTATTGAATCATTTGAGAGAAAAGAAAACGGATGCACTGCGTTTTAGACACATTGTTCAAGAACTGTCTCGACTGCTAGTTTATGAAGCACTAAAAAATGAAACACTTTATGATCAAACCATATCCACGTGGCAGGGAGAAGAAAAGTTTGGATTTATTCAAGAAGAAGATATCATCTTTGTCACTATTTTACGTGCAGGACTTCCTATGATCGAATCATTGACTGCACTTTTACCTAATGCATCTTCAGGATTTCTCGCTATGAAACGTGATGAAAATACCCATCAAAGCATTCTTTACTATGACCGTATCCCTGAATGTAATGGTAAAACTGTCATTATACTTGATCCAATGGTAGCAACTGCAGGATCACTCTGTGATGCTATATCTGTCATTCAATCCAAATCACCTAAAAAGATCATTTCACTCAATATTATCGGTTCCCCAGAAGGCATGGCTATTTTAGAACAAAAACATCCAAATGTAGAAGTCTTTATCGCACAAATTGATCAGAAACTAAATGAATATAAGTTTATTGTACCGGGTTTGGGGGATGCTGGTGATCGATCGTACAATACGATAGGGTCTTAA
- a CDS encoding molybdopterin-dependent oxidoreductase, with protein sequence MERRDFFKKAIVTAGAAAVGTSTLEAGVTTQPIDNRKVSNVAFPEKRPLIMYSDRPPLLETPREVFTSVLTPNDQFFVRWHMPDIPTHIDPDTYTIHVNGLVKNELHISLNDLKTKFEQVEVTAVLQCGGNSRSAFKPIAGGIQWGSGAMGCATWKGVRLKDILDQAGLQKDAQWIGFNGSERAAYYETPEFVRELELSELDDHVILAYEMNGEDLPYLNGYPLRLILPGYYSDSWVKMLSNITVTNEYKKLFFMDVAYRVPDNETESETPEKRFPKTKPIKKMNVKSVIGYPTKDSIVNHKSHVVVRGVAWDDGHGIQDVLISTDGGKTWDKAILDNGKLGRYAYRAFRYPYKPTTFGKVTIMAKAINKIGEEQPFAKDIKWNHGGYKYNGIDEVTVEVI encoded by the coding sequence ATGGAAAGAAGAGACTTCTTTAAAAAAGCTATAGTAACTGCTGGAGCAGCGGCTGTAGGAACCAGTACGCTAGAAGCTGGTGTAACAACTCAACCTATTGATAATAGAAAAGTATCAAATGTTGCTTTTCCTGAGAAAAGACCACTGATCATGTATTCTGACAGACCTCCTTTGCTAGAGACACCTAGAGAAGTATTCACCTCTGTACTTACCCCCAATGATCAGTTCTTTGTGCGTTGGCACATGCCGGATATTCCTACGCACATTGACCCAGACACCTATACAATACACGTTAACGGTCTTGTAAAAAATGAGCTGCATATCTCACTTAATGACCTCAAAACCAAGTTTGAACAGGTAGAAGTAACTGCTGTACTACAATGTGGCGGTAACAGCCGTTCTGCATTTAAACCGATTGCAGGAGGTATCCAGTGGGGATCAGGAGCAATGGGTTGTGCAACATGGAAAGGGGTACGTTTAAAAGATATCCTTGACCAAGCAGGTTTGCAAAAAGATGCACAATGGATCGGATTTAACGGTTCTGAAAGAGCAGCCTATTATGAAACACCTGAATTTGTACGTGAACTTGAACTCAGTGAACTTGATGACCACGTTATCTTGGCATACGAGATGAATGGTGAAGATCTTCCATACCTCAATGGTTATCCTCTTAGACTTATACTTCCGGGATACTACTCTGACTCTTGGGTAAAAATGCTTTCGAATATCACCGTGACAAATGAGTATAAAAAACTCTTCTTCATGGATGTTGCCTATCGTGTACCGGATAATGAAACGGAATCAGAAACTCCGGAAAAAAGATTCCCTAAGACAAAGCCTATCAAAAAGATGAATGTAAAATCTGTGATCGGATACCCGACAAAAGATTCAATTGTCAATCATAAATCTCACGTTGTTGTTCGTGGTGTTGCCTGGGATGATGGTCATGGTATACAAGATGTACTGATTTCTACTGATGGTGGGAAGACATGGGATAAAGCCATTCTTGATAATGGTAAACTTGGTCGTTATGCTTATAGAGCCTTTAGATATCCATACAAACCAACTACATTTGGAAAAGTAACGATCATGGCTAAAGCGATCAATAAGATAGGTGAAGAACAACCTTTTGCTAAAGATATCAAATGGAATCACGGCGGATATAAATATAATGGTATCGATGAAGTTACTGTGGAGGTAATATAA
- a CDS encoding sulfite:cytochrome C oxidoreductase subunit B: MKKLLLIATLLASPLFSQVKEDVEVPYVAFPIKMGKGFDAIQTHCLMCHSFGYIINQGRQSKKFWRGKVDKMIVHFKAPMDEAAAKETTEYLFEHYGNGKLK; this comes from the coding sequence ATGAAAAAATTACTATTAATTGCGACACTACTTGCATCACCACTCTTTTCACAGGTAAAAGAGGATGTGGAAGTACCTTATGTAGCGTTCCCGATCAAAATGGGAAAAGGATTCGATGCCATTCAAACACATTGTCTTATGTGTCACTCTTTTGGATATATCATCAATCAGGGAAGACAGTCAAAAAAGTTTTGGCGTGGAAAAGTGGACAAAATGATCGTACATTTCAAAGCACCTATGGATGAAGCGGCAGCAAAAGAAACCACTGAATATCTATTTGAACATTATGGAAACGGAAAGTTAAAATAA
- a CDS encoding RNA methyltransferase, with translation MLNEKRIARIDDLLSKKQPDLQVMLDNVHSSQNLSAIIRSADAVGVLDIYYSTKENESLRIHKTITQGAHRWTHRYRMHDDHKVAFLKEKKDQGFQVVVTHLEERSVSFRHIDYTKPTLLVMGNEKEGVSAEIVKLADEVIIIPMQGMVQSLNVSVATGLILYEAQRQREDAGRYDTSVLTHEKKEKIKAEWIYRDTIARKSKGQIPSEFKEEILGY, from the coding sequence ATGTTAAATGAAAAACGTATAGCTCGTATTGATGATTTATTGAGTAAAAAACAACCTGACCTGCAAGTGATGTTGGACAATGTCCATAGTTCACAAAACCTTTCTGCCATTATACGTTCTGCTGATGCAGTGGGAGTACTTGACATTTATTACAGTACAAAAGAAAATGAAAGTCTTCGTATACATAAAACGATTACACAGGGTGCACATAGATGGACGCACCGTTACCGTATGCATGATGATCACAAGGTGGCATTTCTCAAGGAGAAAAAGGACCAGGGTTTTCAAGTGGTAGTCACACATCTTGAGGAACGGTCGGTTTCTTTTAGACACATAGACTATACGAAACCGACACTGCTTGTGATGGGAAATGAAAAAGAGGGTGTCTCTGCTGAAATAGTGAAGCTGGCAGACGAAGTCATCATCATCCCTATGCAGGGCATGGTACAAAGTCTTAATGTCTCTGTAGCCACAGGACTGATACTTTATGAAGCGCAAAGACAACGTGAAGATGCCGGCAGATACGATACTTCAGTCTTAACCCATGAGAAGAAAGAGAAGATAAAAGCAGAATGGATCTATAGAGATACCATTGCCCGAAAGAGTAAAGGTCAGATTCCTTCAGAGTTTAAAGAAGAGATCTTAGGTTATTGA
- a CDS encoding YwbE family protein translates to MTGGQKRENIKYGLDVGVVLKEDQGTGRLTYGKVQKILTNSPTHPHGIKVRLNTGEVGRVKEIL, encoded by the coding sequence ATGACAGGCGGGCAAAAAAGAGAAAATATCAAATATGGTTTGGATGTTGGAGTAGTATTGAAAGAAGATCAAGGAACAGGAAGACTTACCTATGGTAAAGTACAGAAGATCCTCACCAATTCTCCTACCCATCCCCATGGCATCAAAGTACGTTTAAATACCGGTGAAGTAGGTAGGGTAAAAGAGATCCTATGA
- a CDS encoding YaiI/YqxD family protein — MTLFIDGDAFPNLLKPIVLRSIERLSLSTKVIANKKIHIGTSKHIEYIIVDQGADEADHHIVELCGAGDLVITADIPLADRIISKDAHAIDHRGELYSVDNIKQYLAMRNLMESIRESGEMTSGPKAFGPKDAHAFANQLNAFLAKHT; from the coding sequence ATGACACTCTTCATCGATGGGGATGCTTTTCCAAATCTTCTTAAACCCATAGTCTTGCGAAGTATAGAACGTCTGTCTCTATCTACAAAAGTCATAGCCAACAAAAAGATACATATTGGCACATCAAAACACATCGAATACATTATCGTAGATCAAGGTGCTGATGAGGCAGACCATCATATCGTAGAATTATGTGGTGCGGGTGATCTTGTCATCACTGCAGATATACCGCTTGCAGACAGGATCATAAGTAAAGATGCTCATGCCATAGACCACAGAGGCGAACTCTACAGCGTAGATAACATTAAACAATACCTAGCCATGAGAAACCTTATGGAAAGCATTAGAGAAAGCGGTGAGATGACAAGCGGACCAAAAGCATTTGGTCCAAAAGACGCACATGCATTTGCAAATCAACTCAATGCCTTTTTAGCCAAACATACATAG
- a CDS encoding cation:proton antiporter: protein MNTHPELILSIGIVFFLGLAADMLANKISVPRVTLLIILGIFIGPSGLNFLPQVFIDEWFHTITIIALGMIGFLIGQQFTWSKLKKSGIVVFSIALGKVLMSFVFISVVLVLLSLPLPAAVILASIASATAPTAIYEVVHEMKIRNKFVTTLLAVVAFDDILALFLFSIVLAVLSASEQLGLYIIISSGMIEIFGSLMLGYIIGYPIAKITGRIKPGEPSMVEALGSVFFISGLSQWLGFSPILGAMAMGSAVTTFAKHHKNPFHAIENIQWIFMIIFFILAGATLELDALVGVGFVGLAYIISRLVGFYLGARLGAKISGSDINIEKWMGLALIPQAGVAIGMALIASQHYAEYNHLILPIVLGTTVIFEIFGPMMTRFALRKSDVMKKST from the coding sequence ATGAATACACACCCTGAACTCATCTTATCCATTGGTATTGTATTTTTCCTCGGTTTAGCGGCTGATATGCTAGCAAATAAAATATCAGTACCACGGGTGACCCTGCTTATAATCCTTGGTATTTTTATAGGACCAAGTGGTCTTAACTTTCTACCACAAGTTTTTATTGACGAATGGTTTCATACTATCACGATCATAGCCTTAGGAATGATTGGATTCCTAATTGGTCAGCAGTTCACATGGTCTAAATTAAAAAAATCTGGTATAGTCGTCTTTTCAATCGCTTTGGGAAAAGTATTAATGTCCTTTGTGTTTATATCTGTAGTCCTGGTTCTGCTTAGCTTACCGTTACCTGCAGCAGTGATTTTGGCAAGTATTGCTTCAGCAACTGCTCCTACGGCAATTTATGAAGTTGTTCATGAGATGAAAATTAGAAATAAATTTGTAACAACATTACTCGCTGTAGTCGCTTTTGACGATATATTAGCACTATTTTTGTTCAGTATAGTACTTGCAGTTCTAAGTGCAAGTGAGCAGCTAGGATTGTATATAATCATTTCTAGTGGTATGATTGAGATATTTGGTAGTCTCATGCTTGGATATATAATTGGATATCCAATTGCCAAAATAACAGGTAGGATTAAACCAGGTGAACCAAGTATGGTTGAAGCTTTGGGTAGTGTTTTTTTCATTAGTGGTCTCTCTCAATGGTTAGGGTTTTCTCCTATCTTAGGAGCTATGGCGATGGGTAGTGCAGTTACTACATTTGCAAAACACCATAAAAACCCCTTCCATGCTATTGAAAACATTCAATGGATTTTTATGATTATTTTCTTTATTCTTGCAGGTGCTACACTAGAACTTGATGCACTTGTCGGTGTAGGCTTTGTAGGACTTGCATACATTATCTCCCGTCTGGTTGGATTTTATCTGGGCGCACGTTTGGGTGCAAAAATAAGTGGCTCGGATATTAATATTGAAAAGTGGATGGGACTTGCACTGATTCCTCAAGCAGGTGTAGCCATTGGAATGGCATTGATAGCCTCACAGCATTATGCCGAGTATAATCACCTTATATTACCAATTGTGTTAGGAACCACCGTCATCTTCGAAATATTTGGACCTATGATGACCCGTTTCGCTTTACGAAAATCAGACGTAATGAAAAAAAGCACTTAA
- a CDS encoding GDSL-type esterase/lipase family protein, whose amino-acid sequence MRDVRICYVGDSFVNGTGDPIKLGWAGRLSASPQNNNLDITHYNLGIRRETSEDILKRWEAECNSRLTQVSENKVVFSFGVNDTVIENGQRRVSLESSIENAKTILLNASKKYDVIMIGMPPINDDEQNERIKELDHKYQALCNELNIPYLSIFNRLVHEQIWRDEVALNDGAHPRDKGYDILANFIKNWSGWVL is encoded by the coding sequence ATGAGAGATGTACGTATATGCTATGTTGGAGATTCTTTTGTAAATGGTACAGGAGATCCAATTAAGCTTGGCTGGGCAGGAAGACTGAGTGCAAGTCCTCAAAACAACAATCTGGATATTACACATTATAATCTTGGCATTAGAAGAGAGACATCAGAAGATATATTAAAAAGATGGGAAGCAGAATGCAACTCAAGGTTGACTCAAGTATCAGAAAATAAAGTTGTTTTCTCATTTGGTGTCAATGACACAGTGATTGAAAACGGTCAAAGAAGAGTATCTTTGGAAAGTAGTATTGAAAATGCTAAAACTATATTATTGAATGCTTCAAAAAAATATGATGTGATAATGATTGGTATGCCTCCAATTAATGATGATGAACAAAATGAACGTATTAAAGAGTTAGATCATAAATATCAAGCGTTATGCAATGAATTAAATATTCCATATCTATCAATATTTAATAGACTGGTTCATGAACAAATATGGAGAGATGAAGTTGCATTAAATGATGGTGCTCATCCAAGAGATAAAGGTTATGACATATTGGCAAACTTTATAAAAAATTGGAGTGGTTGGGTGCTTTAA
- a CDS encoding class I SAM-dependent methyltransferase codes for MIPFNHLGWIFKYIGPYIYPHKIRESLCSFLIPLSNHASVLDLGAGTGIMSEFAYACRDDLQFTALDPSEGMLKFSAEYIQTHKGHAETIPFEEDSFEAILIGEALHHFTDIEKSIDEIVRVLKKEGKLFIYDFDSSTFMGKLICRVEKILGEPGNFFSPGVLEQILKSHGFSVDICQYGWRYTIAAQLSVPIKNSKI; via the coding sequence ATGATACCATTTAATCATTTGGGTTGGATATTTAAATATATAGGACCATATATATATCCACATAAAATACGTGAGTCACTTTGCAGCTTTTTAATACCGCTTTCGAACCATGCATCGGTACTAGACCTTGGTGCAGGAACAGGCATCATGAGTGAATTTGCTTATGCCTGCAGAGATGACCTTCAATTTACAGCGCTTGACCCTTCAGAAGGTATGCTGAAATTTTCTGCAGAGTATATACAAACACACAAAGGTCATGCAGAAACAATTCCTTTTGAAGAGGATAGCTTTGAAGCGATACTGATTGGTGAAGCGCTTCACCATTTTACTGATATTGAAAAGTCTATTGATGAGATCGTACGGGTACTTAAAAAAGAGGGAAAACTCTTTATTTATGATTTCGATTCGAGTACTTTTATGGGTAAACTGATCTGTAGGGTAGAAAAAATATTGGGTGAACCCGGAAACTTTTTCTCACCTGGCGTATTAGAACAAATACTTAAAAGTCATGGTTTTTCAGTAGATATATGTCAGTATGGTTGGCGCTATACTATTGCTGCACAATTGTCAGTGCCAATAAAAAACTCTAAAATCTAA
- the mltG gene encoding endolytic transglycosylase MltG, with amino-acid sequence MKKILSDLYRNFVLYFKLYMLLLLIPLTYNFIPINEGTKTFYIPSSNIDDVIKTLKTHGYEVTWVDKQMLRLRKTPDEGWYSVEPTEHGRILFFQHLYKQKTDELMDVVIYAGETKEELIARLANDMKLDQAKLLNTYNTLAHFKEADILAQRYTLARTADENTTIQYIFLESRRKLNTFIKEYYTTTPELMELKIIHIIASIIQKESNSIEEMPLISSVIYNRLEKNMRLQMDGTLNYGPYAHTIVTPERIQSDESEYNTYKHKGLPPHPLSTVTLDALKATMEPTKSNYIFFMLNENGTHNFTTTYDQHLENIRAFRKFQKKR; translated from the coding sequence ATGAAAAAGATACTTTCAGATTTATACAGAAATTTTGTTCTTTACTTTAAACTCTACATGCTGCTATTACTGATTCCTCTTACCTATAATTTTATTCCGATCAATGAAGGGACTAAAACATTCTATATACCCTCTTCAAACATAGATGACGTGATTAAAACACTCAAAACACATGGCTATGAAGTCACCTGGGTGGACAAACAGATGTTAAGACTCAGAAAAACACCTGATGAGGGGTGGTATAGTGTTGAACCTACTGAACATGGACGCATTTTATTTTTTCAGCATCTCTATAAACAGAAAACAGATGAACTTATGGATGTGGTGATCTATGCAGGCGAAACGAAAGAGGAACTTATTGCACGTCTTGCTAATGATATGAAACTGGATCAGGCAAAACTTTTAAACACATACAATACTCTTGCACATTTTAAAGAAGCAGATATATTGGCTCAGCGATACACTCTTGCACGTACAGCAGATGAAAATACAACCATACAATATATTTTCTTAGAATCCAGACGCAAGCTGAACACGTTTATAAAAGAGTATTATACTACAACACCAGAACTGATGGAACTGAAAATTATCCATATCATCGCGTCTATCATACAGAAAGAGAGCAACTCTATAGAGGAGATGCCACTGATCTCTTCAGTGATCTATAACCGTCTTGAAAAGAATATGAGACTACAAATGGACGGTACGCTTAATTACGGACCCTACGCACATACTATCGTTACTCCAGAACGGATCCAAAGTGATGAAAGTGAATATAATACCTACAAACATAAAGGCTTACCGCCACATCCCCTAAGTACAGTGACTTTAGATGCACTAAAAGCTACCATGGAACCAACAAAAAGTAACTATATTTTCTTTATGCTGAATGAAAATGGTACCCATAACTTTACAACAACTTACGACCAACACTTAGAAAATATTAGAGCTTTTAGAAAGTTTCAAAAAAAGAGGTAA